The genomic interval ATTCTGGAGAGTAACCATCTCGTGTAAGTAGCTAATTCTAGTGTTTTCACTATGCGTGCATAAATACTATTTACCGTAGGATTTAGGCCTACGGTGGGTTTTGCCAAGGTTATGCTGGGGAATTTTGGAAAAGTAAATAGCTAGCCCGAGCTTGGGTATCCTAGCATTTCCGACTTCCTAAGGCTAGATGTCAGCTGTGGTCAAGCCATCCGTAGCATTGTTTGATTTAAACCAATTTAATGGAAACACATTTGGCTAATGAAGTGTGTatacctatgtgtgtgtgtgtaggagagagagatacatgctAGCTAGGTAGCTAACTAGCTAGTAGGCTATGTACCTAGAAATGAAAAGGGTAGGTAGCAGGCTACCTGTAGGCTAAGGTAACAATATGCTAGAGTAGCTTGTTATGAACAAATACTAGGTTGTTCAACTTCATAGCGTATAGCTTAGACTAGTTACGCAAAACCATTGTTCATAGTTTTCTGtgttagggtaaaacaccgcatggcctggATCAATTCAACGACAATCATAGCATGCCAcccccgaaaaagtacttataacgcgtcctgacaccggagatgggcatcagtcgccacttgttgttggtgagaaacggagctaaagacctctactctcctttcgaagtaagtattttctccaaagttggaatttaaggccaaattttaagatttaaacagatttaaacagagggtactgaaaatggcgcccacggcatggaaatctcaccaaaacgcgttcaacatttttacttacaactcgaggtatttagaagattgaacgccatctcgatgtttacggagtcgcttgtgtcaacaaacttcccatttcctgtgataaatccacacaccacttgtacccacagacgctggggcactttcatcacaacagttGGAACATGGTCCCTTAccacgacgtttttaagtaaacaactgttttggtagaagaagacgacgaagcgtgcactagataattttttaaataaatagtaaaacatcaatattttacatatttatgatgattaatttgaaaatatttgttattgaaaaaggaactcgattctgactcaaatttaagtaattatttttcggaattagaacgtccttttaagtcctgtattgtGACGTACGACATCTGacttcgtacctattgtaaataattgctatactcaactttcttgcagaacagtttaccagttattcatgcagattgttatcagctattcatgtaattgttataatcgtaatgcgtatatatatctttattatttactttttggatatatgaagatgttttactgccggattaccgccgtagtgtgacgcaatcgttttcgggtCCATGGgtcctcttgtctgttttcgcaccataagaaattatggggccgaatttttgcaatgaccagaaagccgcttaaaagagaaaagttagcattgaggggcatatgtttttgactgagaaaaatacaaatttattcaatagctagcttgtaaaaaatacttggttataaaaaacttgattgacaactaagcagcatgtctactatgggtttcagagacagtgcaagcacgttttttgggcaatacctatttctgtaacgaacactcttaacagaacgagattttgctatagtgcattacaatACACCCAGTGGCGTACGCTTTAAAAGAAGGGTATCGTGCAATCACTAATCGTGAAAAGAATAATGACAAATTTGTTCCTTGGTACCAAGAATGACAAAAAActtcattatccagaaatggatatgaacaccgCGTAAACAAAAGCtcccacctaccccccccccctcccacccaccgCCCCCAAcctttcccttcctttccttcccttAGGCCTTTTCGCCCTTTCCCTTCTCACCCCGCCCCCTCTCTCCTCATCTGTTGCCAATTTTGGTATGTGTTTCACCCCTCAACCAAAACTGGGGTATAAGAACTATTACCAACAACAAACATGGAAATTGGTGAAGAAATTAGGCTTATGTATTTGGAAGTATTactaaaaacataaatattaaaagcaaTTTTCATCAATTATTCGGGCATTACTATGAACAACGAAGAATTCAATGAAACAGTTTTAATTAATCAATGCAATCGCTTAATGTGTGGAAGTCCTCCACCTTAATTGTGgcaaagctgataaatctttGCCAGTTCTTCAGCAATGCAAACATTAAAAGGTTACCATTTATTGGTCTTTCTGGTCATATCagtttaacaaaattaaaaaaccaccaaataaaaactaactaaataggtatcttaaatgaaatgaaaaagtgctagccaaaaaaaaaaaaaaaatttataatccaCCCTTATCCGTAAGTcctgttcctctatggtttttcgCAGCCAGATGTTCAACAAGGTTaggaaacattggattgtatctactttagaaataaatTCTTGTAAATTTTTTCGGGGTacaaatttggttgcaaaaaaaggggaTAATCAATAgacaatgaaattaaattaacatttttaaattaacaaaagtaaaaattgaaCAACTAAATAAgccgagtaaagtaaacaatctttaagggaataaaactttgcagtttcggtCGCTCTGCTGTGCCGTAAACTGTTTGGGTGGTGCGCGCTGGCAGCTTAGGTAAGGAACCAGGGAAGCAAGCAACTTGGTTTAAAGTTGCAATGtgggagtgaactgagaccaaaaggTGTATAGAATAACAATCAAAATAAGCACTTGTTGGAGTTTCAGTTGTTTGAATGGCACAGGTAAGGGCtaaaaaaccaccgattacaagggttaaaaatgaattcagtttcaAACCAATGAACCCCGGAAACCGGAAACAAAAGTTTTCATACTTTCAACTAATAataaggcaacaaaatgtttttttattgtggctGATTACAACTGCACAATCTTTGAGTAAAGATCAAATAAACGTTACATTATATAACAACTAACAACATTTGTTTACAAATGAGTTGGCTGGGAAGGCGCGGGGAAAAGATTGGTTTCCCATCCGTGAAACGAACCTACGTTCATTGACCACAACCGATAGCCGCCATAGCTTGGATTTCAAAACAAACGTTGATTAGGAAACATATTTTCACAACGGAAAAGAGCGTTCAACATGcttattttttagtttgtaaaTGGGGCTATTCATCATATCACAATTTATGTTTGACAAAACTTAAAATCTTTTGAAATGCGGTAatagcttagagttgtaattgtattcctTGTTTCAGCCAAATAAAATATCCGGGaggtgaataagacccgtccagcgtgatgatggtggatcgtccgtgctTTTTTACCCTATTACATTTTCGTAGGGCAAACCAATGAACTCTCAGTGCAGATCAAGGGGTCACAGCTTACTTGGGCAGTGGGGTATGGGGTGGGAATCCCTAGTCCCCCCTCCGTGGCCAAGTCATAAACTGGCATCTTATATTAAGGTAGGTAAAGTTGAGTCTGGTCAGATCAATTTTCTCATGAAATGCCTACTTAGCCTACAGTAGCCCTGACCCTTCACTCTGCATTCACTCCCTATTGATTTTTCTGAAGTGATGTGCTAGTACTAAAGTTTTTATGAGATTTGATGTTGTTATGACAAATTTGTTTTAAAGAATATTGACTTTTCTCAtctttaaataaatatctaaaccaGGAAATGACTATCAGTTCTACTAAAGTTTTGCTTGAGTTACAGAGTAATGGATAACACAAAAGCATTGGGTTTTGTATttggtttttagttttaatttcaatACTTATTTGTCAGGCAGATGAAAGATAATGTTTACTGGTTTAACAGTTAAAAAAACTAGCCATTTTTATAAAAGCCAGATGTGCTGATCAGCTTGAATATTCTATTCATTGCCTTTTTCCTTCAGAGAGGATTAATAGTTCAGTGTTAACCAGACAGGAAaactgaaaactctctctctctctctctctctctctctctctctctctctctctctctctctctctctctctctctctctctctctctctccatcaaattATTGTTTTAACTATTTGCAagtatgtttatttcttttcctttgcagTCTGATGTTGGAAACGAATTACCTTCCTGAAAGTCCACCTGAAAGTCCTGTGATTATTGCAAAAATGGATCCGGCAAGGCATAGATTCCCATGTTGCATTGTTTGGACTCCCTTGCCCTTGTTGTCGTAAGTACTTAATTGTAAAATGTTTCAGTGTTTCATTGTAATATTATGGTTGTAAATCTGTTAGCAGCCACACTCAACTTTTATTCGGAAAGGCCTATCACAGTTATTTTTAAGGTACAGTACAGCCACTTCATAActtaagtgccaaaatatcattgttttagAATCCCTGTCACTATCAGCAAAGCAAGAGTCTACTGCAGACACCTTCGTGGCAGTTTATCTCTTATGTGCAGTTTTTATGAAGTACTGTGACACCCTCTTATATACCATACTGTACTTCCTTAATATATGTAGATGTGCCATTACTGTGTGCAAACCTCATTCGGTTATTGCATACTAATCTGTAGAATAGCATGGTCAGCCAAGAGTTGTAGTTTTGTGGGTTGATGAAATcatgaattattttgttttttaaacatcTCAGCTGTTAGGGGAGCCCCAAAACCCACTTCATATTTTACTACTTGGCTCCTTCAACATAAAGCTGTGGTTAGTTATACAGTGCATTTTATTCATTCCTTCTTATTTTCATCATCAGTTTAAAAAATCAGTGTGTACTGTATATTGATTAAAATATATTAGTTACTGGACTAGTACATGTAGAATTTTGGCACTCTCATCACACTTTGTTAGAGAAAGGTACATGTATTGGTTAAAGATGCAACCAAGTTTAGAACTCCCTTCAGGATATGACTGGTTGATTTGGTTTGTTGATTCAATAGGGAAGGGCATTTCTTGGCATCCATAAGGTCTAAAAGAATTGTACAGCTCTCATTTTCCAATTcacaggatataaaaaaaaatattctagttCATTTGCATAAGAACTGTGTTTTTTGTTCAGGTTGTTTATTTTGGCTTCTTCACAGAACCTCAATTATTCATAAGAGCGATGGCCTCAGTGGTGATTCAGCATCACTCAAAAAATTGGACTACATTTTTGCCTTCTTACATAATCCAAAACAAATCAAGTGAAAGGTGTTCACTAGATACTCCAATGCTATAATATTCTGGTCAAGATAAGCTGGGAAAATCAGGCCTTCACCCATCTAGTCCATAGTGTGCTTAAGTCTATAGTTAAACACAGTTCAAGGAAAGATTTACCTAGGATGACATGAAATGCTTAGATGCTTGTACCAGTCTTACATTTGTTTGGAGATGTAACCACTACATTAAATGTGTCACTGAAAAAGTTTGGCTTAGGAGGAAATGGCAGAATGGGATTGCTGCTACTCAGTTCTTAGTGAACTGGTCAATAGTCCACAGAAATGCCATTCAGTGAGTTGCACAGGGAGGATTGCAACTTATGACAGGAGTGGCCATAGCTCCTTAAACTTCAAGCCTGTTTGTAGATGCCAGAAGGCTCGGTACCTCCATATTGACAACACTTGATTAGTGACCATATGCTTGCAGGAAGAATGCTCCTTTCACATCAACAGGTGAGAAATTTTGTCAGTCAAAAAAGTACTGTAATGTGTAGAATAATTGACAGTGGCTGTATACCTCAGGAAACAAATGAAAACCCGGTCAGAGATTCTGTGTTTACTAATTCTCAGGTTCTTTTACTGAGTAGAAGAGATAAACAGTCATTTTCTAGGTTTCTTATAGGAAGAAGCATATGACTGAAATTTTGTCAGAAAGTGTAGGCCAGTTCTTACGGAATAATTGGCTTACATGAGCTGTCCAGGTAGGTGTGGAGTACAGTATGTGGATCTGAACATTAGGAGATTTTTTGTGAGTTACTGATGTAACCCACCCACCCCTCTCCTCTCCCTGGAAGAAAGATTAATCTTATTTACAGCAAAGAGAAGTTTTTGTCATTCCACCTGTTTCCCCCTATTATGCCTGTAATCAACAAGTTATCATAGTTTCAAGGACTCACATTTACAATATTTGCATAATGCTGACCATAACAAGTGTTTCACAGGGCTCCTGTCACTTCCATCTAACATTCCCAATACTTTACTCATACCAGGAAAGTTGAGCCGTATTTTGCATCTGGTGAAAGGGGAGAGatgtttgttcctctctctctgctacctTTCCAATGATTGACAGTTCTTTGCTGTCctcagagatataaaaaaaaattgtaattgtcAATGGTCAGCTTTATTGAGGGtcatcaagaggaatttattaaTCTTGCTCATTTGTTTTCGCTCAAGGGATAGCTTTATGATCTTCAAGAGGGCATACCCAAATTGACGAGTCACTCTCTTTAATTATAAGGGAATTACATAGTCCTATTACACTAAGCTGTATGCTAGAATTCATACCCTCAAGACTAGAACTTCTACCAACATTTTCAACATGGTGTGTGGGATTAGCAACCAAGGTTTCACAAGTTTGATGCTGACTGCCAGTGATTCTGCTTTTCAAACTGCATTTTATAGCAGATAAAAACATCCCTGGAAAGTCTAGtgttttcacttttactttttggAAATGTTAATGTTAGTGAGGCCAAGGGATTATCTCCATTACCTCAGTTTAAatcaaatatgtatttttctcGTACAGTATACTGGCTGTTGTAAATGCTAATCAAGTTTTGCCATGTTTTGTTTTACAGATGTCATTCATGAGTGTACTATAGTTACATTCTCAAATATTTGCAGGTTTGTTGGTGGTTAGCTTTCCCTATTGGTTTCTTTTTGTCTTGCCATTTCCTTCCACTTAATGAGCACTTAGGAGCATACGTAATCCACATACAGTATTGCACCATTTAATTATTGTGAGGAATTAAGTTGTTTTCATTCAGGCATCTTGTTGGTGGTGCAATCCGCTGGGGATACCATAGATCTATAAAGATACGGGTCTTTAACACAAAAGTTGATCATCCTCCAGTTAAACAAAAAAGCGAAAGAGCAGCCACATTGTCACCCATTTGAGTAACTATTTAACATAGATACAGGAGGTTTAAGTATTACATTAACAGACTGTATTGTTcgtgaatcatttttttttacttggtggCCTGCACTGAGCTGCTCCAGCTAGTATTATCATGTACAATTTACATACCCCACTGAGACAGCTAATTACATACTGTTTAAGGTAATAGGGTTCCCCTTTCTGGTGAGGATGCTTTCTGGAGAAAATGAGGCAATTGTTCTTTTACATATTAtatcaggtaatgaatatctaGGATGATTGCCATTTTGGACATTAAGAAGTAAATTGAGAGGTTTTTATTCATTGAATATAAAAATTCTTATGAATGATGCATTACACTTTTCATTAAAGAGCAATCCTTAACTTTATATAGCCTAACATAATATAGTATTCGTTTattatgagaagaaaactacATTATATGTATCGTAACTGTTCAGTCACTCCTGAGTTATTACAATATGGGTTTAATAACTGTATTATGGATTTTAAACTGAAAAGATCACTGAAGAATTGCATTGTTTTTGCAGGTGGTTTTTTCCATTCATTGGCCACATGGGGATTGCCATGACTTCTGGTGTTATTAGAGACTTTGCCGGACCATATTTTGTATCAGAGGACAACATGGCTTTTGGATGGCCAACAAAATATTGGGTTTTAGATCCATATAGAGCACAAGGGGGACCAAGTGCATACGATCGCAGTGTATCACTAGCTTCAGAAGAATATCAAGGGAGGATGGTAAGTGTTTATATTCAACataaatttgttattattttacaaGTACTATAAATTTTATTGTCATGACTGTCTGTAAATGATGTGGGATAAGTGTTATAACAGTTTTCAGAACTGAAAATGTTACTTGTTTTAACAAACCCATTACTTCACAATAATCCAACCTGCAATAGTCACTACAGTAGAGCCTcagttctcgacgataattcgttccagaaggagcgtcgaaattcgattatttcgagaactgaatcaagttttcccataagaaataactgaaaatggattaatccgttcttgaccatcagttattacccaaccttgcctttttatacaatacattacatgtaaattaaactaaataagttaaaagttaaataaatatcatgttaaacgtatatttataattttaaatgtgtaatatacagtataaaagaaaactaccctgtgtccaactgattgttgaccaagctccataggctacctaggtaaatagtaagtagaacgtagtgtagtgggtaggcataaaacgtgttgctaacataataaaagcattgaaaagcaagtctaattattacagtaaattaataaactattaaaattaaacccaatctatatttatcaaaaacttgcaagaatttgcctacagtaagtcggcatttaaggatgtaaacaaaccatagcgcagccctggtggtttatatcgggactatggtagtaaagaaaccatatctcgctataagccaagaaacatttacattcgatattaatttatggtaaatcttttacggagtcgactgcaatactgtatacaaaatcgcttgaaaattatctttcagtaaatgtaatgttatgatactaacgattttgtttcataaatgtccttataaaaaaaggtgcgtcttttacggcaaattgtccaatatcagggctggtttcaagcttattggactttgacaattattatggtactgcatggtacatatatacgtacacataagtaaaagaatcttcttaatgtctttaattactataccattacgtaccagcatctcttgagtttaatatcaagctaacctcttttttttttttttttttttttttttttttttttttttttttttttacgaggacgcttttacgaagcatacagattgcgttcgttaccgcgcacgcgttgcatatgtaaactgtgtcactaccagacctcatacgtaaacattgacgtctttttacagtagacataaaagaatcttcttaatttctataattattctataccatagcggcttctctggtttcactaccaaatctcacacgtaaacaatgacgtatttttacagtagacataaaagaatctacttaatttctataattaatgtataccgtagcggattctgagttaacctaaggctaacctcttctttaccggcacgcttaaaaagcttagattgcgttgctaccgaaccgaacatgttacgtatgtaactggtttcactgccaaatcttacacgtaaacattaacgtattacagtacgacataaaagattctcttttaatttcttgattactaCGCACAATTAATATGGCATAGTAGCTTCTTTGATATaaactatgactaacttcttctttaccggaaagcttaacaaagcttaaagattgcattcgctaccgaactgcacatgtaacctacgtacgtaacagtaacattgccttcactccaaacctaacacttaaatacgtattgcatttgctactgaaacgcgcgtctcaagtgtgagcatggttttagaatatgtctacgttgataccaccgaaaaagcaaacgaaatgcgcgcaaggtgtacaagacacgacacatgtttgaatgtttgtaaacattagttgcgactttaaacaatgctgagtcactgagtggcgtcaccaatgttaccaaccgttttgctaaattatgctagtcggtccaagcaagaatttatgccaaatatggtgcaattttgtgccagaattatgctattaatctatcattatctcatttctctaatacatttgagctaaaaacaacgatgtaatggaaatttaaaacatttatatattaggtgaaatgataaaaagtgacgaacagacaatattataactaataatttgatgatgttaggaaactcgtaataaaacaccatttttctttaatagatcacatacgcaatcactagtacactatttgatatgcaatcactattatactatttgacaaatgtgtgaagatcacacatacaaatgtgaagaaaaacaacaagttttacttattactacatcattatcatgccactcagaaccatttttctttaacaggtcacataaacaattaataaatacttgaaaatgtgtgaaaattacttcaaatataacattttgttatttactgatatttcctgaaaaattaaaactaaaaaaaaaggtaaacaaacaaaccagtctctactcaagaagaaaaacatacgtacttattacttaatcattatcatgccactgaaacaccttttctttaatagatcacatacacaatgaataaaaatactttgaaaaattgttggtaaaatcacttcagacataattaaaatttgattactgaaaaaaataaaacttaaaaaaggaaaaaaagtaattctttactcatgaagaaaaaacattattaacactttactgattgtttgtcatgccactgtgggtatttatttatattcacaaaatttaacattccttagttgggttcaaacttagcaattaactcatttgttagtgctgcttttgaggcaatttcacttgaagatacattcactatagctgtgtatgaaattgaggaattttctgcattttatttaaaattttagtgaaaatacattctaaaattgtactagaaccctaagtgtgaaagaaattatgctaagctccaattcttgggtcaaattatgctaaaaaacatgaaattatgctacatttggtagcactggatgacgccaactagcggcagctggcggaaacagttttgtttacaaacatcatatggtcgggggtcggaaactggt from Macrobrachium nipponense isolate FS-2020 chromosome 28, ASM1510439v2, whole genome shotgun sequence carries:
- the LOC135201555 gene encoding transmembrane protein 222-like, whose product is MLETNYLPESPPESPVIIAKMDPARHRFPCCIVWTPLPLLSWFFPFIGHMGIAMTSGVIRDFAGPYFVSEDNMAFGWPTKYWVLDPYRAQGGPSAYDRSVSLASEEYQGRMHNLFCDNCHSHVAMALNLMRYDGSSSWNMIKLCFLMLLHGRYVSFWAFLKTWLPFLFVAGGISALIILV